A stretch of the Oceanibaculum nanhaiense genome encodes the following:
- a CDS encoding dimethyl sulfoxide reductase anchor subunit family protein yields MNPAFSVIFFTTASGAGYGLIALFGIGAMLGLLPDDRWFGGVSLGVALALVSAGLLSSTFHLGRPERAWRAFSQWRTSWLSREGVLSVLAFVPAGLLWLVWMFCGPGLWTMILGPIATLLALATVWATAMIYASLKPIHQWHNKWVLPNYLALALFTGGVLLYGLLHLWGPALPLAGEAALVAGLIALTLKRLYWNFIDRTAAASTPETATGLGHLGKVRLFEAPHTESNYLLKEMGFKVGRKHAAKLRRIALIAGFYIPILLTMLALTSAGQSVAVASSLLSVLSIAIGIVAERWLFFAEAKHTVMLYYGAERV; encoded by the coding sequence ATGAACCCCGCCTTTTCCGTCATCTTCTTCACCACCGCTTCCGGCGCCGGCTACGGCCTGATCGCGCTGTTCGGGATTGGCGCCATGCTCGGCCTGCTGCCGGACGACCGCTGGTTCGGCGGCGTCAGCCTGGGCGTGGCGCTGGCTTTGGTCTCCGCCGGCCTGCTGTCCTCCACCTTCCATCTCGGCCGCCCGGAGCGCGCCTGGCGCGCCTTCTCGCAATGGCGCACCTCCTGGCTGTCGCGCGAGGGCGTGCTGTCGGTGCTGGCCTTCGTGCCGGCCGGGTTGCTGTGGCTGGTCTGGATGTTCTGCGGGCCGGGCCTGTGGACAATGATCCTCGGCCCGATCGCCACGCTGCTGGCGCTGGCGACGGTCTGGGCGACGGCGATGATCTACGCCTCGCTGAAGCCGATCCATCAATGGCACAACAAGTGGGTGCTGCCGAACTATCTGGCGCTGGCGCTGTTCACCGGCGGCGTTCTGCTCTACGGGCTGCTGCATCTGTGGGGCCCCGCCCTGCCGCTGGCCGGCGAGGCGGCACTGGTGGCCGGTCTGATCGCGCTGACGCTGAAGCGGCTGTACTGGAACTTCATCGACCGCACGGCGGCCGCCAGCACGCCCGAAACGGCCACCGGCCTCGGCCATCTCGGCAAGGTCCGGCTGTTTGAGGCGCCGCATACCGAGAGCAACTATCTGCTGAAGGAAATGGGCTTCAAGGTCGGCCGCAAGCATGCCGCGAAGCTGCGCCGCATCGCGCTGATCGCGGGCTTCTACATCCCGATCCTGCTGACCATGCTGGCGCTGACCTCCGCCGGGCAGAGTGTGGCGGTGGCCTCGTCCCTGCTGTCGGTCCTCAGCATCGCCATCGGCATCGTGGCCGAACGCTGGCTGTTCTTCGCCGAGGCGAAGCACACGGTCATGCTCTATTACGGCGCCGAACGGGTCTGA
- a CDS encoding ligase-associated DNA damage response exonuclease: MSNTKAENWPGNWVETRPEGLYVRPGGFYVDPLRPVDRAVITHGHADHARPGHRAVLATAGTLAIMRARYGEEAGQARQALAYGESIRIGEVDVALHPAGHVLGSAQVSLTWRGARLVVSGDYKRRRDPTCSAFEPVPCDVFVTEATFGLPVFRHPPDTEEIAKLLHSLAVFPERAHVVGVYALGKAQRLIRLLREAGYDQPLYVHGALQALCDLYEAEGVPLGPLRPALAAEKEAFRGQIVLAPPSAIADRWSRRLPDPLTAAASGWMRVRQRAKQRGVEMPLVISDHADWDELMRTLDDVGAPEVWVTHGREEALVHAARQRGIAARALSLIGFEEEGQ, translated from the coding sequence ATGTCGAACACAAAAGCCGAAAACTGGCCGGGAAACTGGGTCGAGACGCGGCCCGAGGGGCTCTATGTCCGCCCCGGTGGCTTTTATGTCGATCCCCTGCGCCCGGTGGACCGTGCCGTCATCACCCATGGCCATGCCGACCATGCCCGCCCCGGCCACAGGGCGGTGCTGGCGACCGCGGGCACGCTGGCGATCATGCGCGCCCGCTATGGTGAGGAGGCCGGCCAGGCGCGGCAGGCGCTGGCCTATGGCGAGAGTATCCGCATCGGCGAGGTCGATGTCGCCCTGCATCCGGCCGGCCATGTGCTGGGCAGCGCGCAGGTCAGCCTCACCTGGCGTGGCGCGCGCCTCGTTGTCTCCGGCGACTACAAGCGCCGGCGCGACCCGACCTGCTCTGCCTTCGAGCCCGTACCCTGCGATGTCTTCGTGACCGAGGCAACCTTCGGCCTGCCGGTGTTCCGCCATCCGCCCGACACTGAGGAAATCGCGAAACTGCTGCATTCGCTGGCGGTGTTCCCGGAACGCGCGCATGTCGTCGGTGTCTATGCGCTGGGCAAGGCGCAGCGGCTGATCCGGCTGCTGCGCGAGGCCGGCTATGACCAGCCGCTCTATGTGCATGGCGCGCTGCAGGCGCTGTGCGACCTCTATGAGGCGGAGGGCGTGCCGCTGGGGCCGCTGCGCCCGGCGCTGGCGGCGGAGAAGGAAGCCTTCCGGGGGCAGATCGTGCTGGCCCCGCCCTCGGCCATTGCCGACCGCTGGTCGCGCCGCCTGCCCGATCCGCTGACTGCCGCCGCCTCGGGCTGGATGCGGGTGCGCCAGCGCGCCAAGCAGCGCGGCGTGGAGATGCCGCTGGTGATCTCCGACCATGCCGACTGGGACGAGCTAATGCGGACGCTGGACGATGTCGGCGCGCCGGAAGTCTGGGTCACGCATGGCCGGGAGGAGGCGCTGGTGCATGCCGCCCGGCAGCGCGGCATCGCGGCGCGCGCGCTGTCGCTGATCGGTTTCGAGGAAGAGGGGCAATAG
- a CDS encoding molybdopterin guanine dinucleotide-containing S/N-oxide reductase, producing the protein MAGGKGVIHSSHWGAFRAQVTDGRVVGVTPFEKDEDPSPLITSMPEALYDESRIRQPMIRKGWLEEGPGGRRHLRGAEAFVPVSWDKALDLAAAELKRVSDTHGNEAIFGGSYGWSSAGRFHHARTQLHRFLNGMGGFTRQVQNYSYAAAITLLPRIVGSLESVQGPLSSWDGIAKHTKLMVCFGGVPLKNAQIDSGGVGSHVSKPWLERCRQAGVEFVNISPLRDDAEEFLGAEWLPVRPNSDTALMLALAHTLVTENLHDQGFLDRYTVGFDAFLPYLLGKTDGQPKDAGWAAGLCGIPAETIRGLARRMAGTRTMIATAWSLQRADHGEQPYWMTVTLAAMLGQIGLPGGGYGFGYGCEAAMGAPRRKLPTPNMLAGRGAADNFIPVARIADMLLEPGATYDYDGEKRTYPDIKIVYWCGGNPFHHHQDLNRLVRAFRQPDTVIVNEPWWTATARHADIVFPATTTLERNDLGSSPRDRFVMAMHKAVEPVGEARHDHDIFAGMAERLGFRDAFTEGRNEMEWVRHLYEVWQQRIAEHEVTVPSFDAFWEAGHVEIPAPDKPFTLFEGFRADPDAQPLNTPSGRIEIFSETIAGFGYDDCPGHPVWRAPQEWLGSEKARDYPLHMMSNQPRTRLHGQLDNGTVSRASKIQGREPVWIHPDDAKARGVTDGDVVRVFNGRGALLAGVIVSDVVRPGVVQLATGAWFDPLEPEHPGSLEKHGNPNVLTRDRGTSRLAQGPVAHSCLVEIELWREDLPEITAFNQPAVA; encoded by the coding sequence ATGGCCGGCGGCAAGGGCGTCATTCACAGCTCGCACTGGGGCGCGTTCCGCGCCCAGGTAACGGACGGGCGGGTTGTCGGCGTCACCCCCTTCGAGAAGGATGAGGATCCGTCGCCGCTCATCACCTCCATGCCGGAGGCGCTGTACGATGAAAGTCGCATCCGCCAGCCGATGATTCGCAAGGGCTGGCTGGAGGAAGGGCCGGGTGGCCGCCGTCATCTGCGCGGAGCGGAGGCCTTCGTGCCGGTCTCCTGGGACAAGGCGCTGGACCTCGCCGCCGCCGAGCTGAAGCGGGTCAGCGATACCCATGGCAATGAGGCGATCTTCGGCGGCTCCTACGGCTGGTCGAGCGCCGGGCGCTTCCACCATGCGCGCACCCAGCTGCACCGCTTCCTGAACGGCATGGGCGGCTTCACGCGGCAGGTGCAGAATTACAGCTATGCCGCTGCCATCACCCTGCTGCCGCGCATCGTCGGCTCGCTGGAATCGGTGCAGGGGCCGCTCTCCTCCTGGGACGGCATCGCCAAGCACACGAAGCTGATGGTCTGCTTCGGCGGCGTGCCGCTGAAGAACGCGCAGATCGATTCCGGCGGCGTCGGTTCGCATGTGTCGAAGCCCTGGCTGGAACGCTGCAGGCAGGCTGGCGTCGAATTCGTGAACATCAGTCCGCTGCGCGACGATGCGGAGGAATTCCTCGGCGCCGAATGGCTGCCGGTGCGCCCGAACAGCGATACCGCGCTGATGCTGGCGCTGGCCCATACGCTGGTGACGGAGAATCTTCACGATCAGGGCTTCCTCGACCGCTATACGGTCGGGTTCGACGCATTCCTGCCCTATCTGCTGGGCAAGACCGACGGCCAGCCGAAGGACGCCGGCTGGGCGGCAGGTCTCTGCGGCATCCCGGCGGAAACCATCCGTGGCCTCGCCCGGCGCATGGCCGGCACCCGCACCATGATCGCCACCGCCTGGTCGCTGCAGCGCGCCGACCATGGCGAACAGCCCTACTGGATGACCGTCACGCTGGCGGCGATGCTGGGACAGATCGGCCTGCCCGGCGGCGGCTACGGCTTCGGCTATGGCTGCGAGGCGGCGATGGGCGCACCGCGCCGGAAGCTGCCGACGCCGAACATGCTGGCCGGCAGGGGCGCTGCCGATAATTTCATCCCGGTCGCGCGCATCGCCGACATGCTGCTGGAGCCGGGCGCTACCTACGATTATGACGGCGAGAAGCGCACCTACCCGGACATCAAGATCGTCTATTGGTGCGGCGGCAACCCGTTCCATCATCATCAGGATCTGAACCGGCTGGTCCGTGCCTTCCGCCAGCCCGACACGGTGATCGTGAACGAGCCCTGGTGGACCGCCACGGCGCGCCATGCCGATATCGTGTTCCCGGCAACCACGACTCTGGAGCGCAACGATCTCGGCTCCAGCCCGCGCGACCGTTTCGTCATGGCCATGCACAAGGCGGTCGAGCCGGTGGGCGAGGCGCGGCACGACCACGACATCTTTGCCGGCATGGCCGAGCGGCTGGGCTTCCGCGATGCCTTCACCGAGGGCCGCAACGAGATGGAATGGGTGCGCCACCTCTATGAGGTCTGGCAGCAGCGCATCGCCGAGCATGAGGTGACGGTGCCGTCCTTCGATGCATTCTGGGAGGCCGGCCATGTCGAGATTCCGGCACCGGACAAGCCCTTCACCCTGTTCGAGGGCTTCCGCGCCGACCCGGACGCGCAGCCGCTGAACACGCCGTCGGGCAGGATCGAGATCTTCTCGGAAACCATTGCCGGCTTCGGCTATGACGATTGCCCGGGCCATCCGGTCTGGCGCGCGCCGCAGGAATGGCTGGGCTCGGAGAAGGCGCGCGACTATCCGCTGCACATGATGTCGAACCAGCCGCGCACCCGCCTGCACGGCCAGCTCGACAATGGCACGGTCAGCCGCGCCAGCAAGATCCAGGGGCGGGAGCCGGTCTGGATCCACCCCGACGACGCGAAGGCGCGCGGCGTGACCGATGGCGACGTAGTGCGCGTGTTCAACGGGCGCGGCGCGCTGCTGGCCGGTGTCATCGTCTCCGACGTGGTGAGGCCGGGCGTGGTGCAGCTGGCGACCGGCGCCTGGTTCGACCCGCTGGAGCCGGAGCATCCCGGCAGCCTGGAGAAGCACGGCAACCCCAACGTGCTGACCCGCGACCGCGGCACCTCGCGCCTGGCGCAGGGGCCGGTGGCGCATAGCTGCCTGGTCGAGATAGAGCTGTGGCGCGAGGATCTGCCGGAAATAACGGCCTTCAACCAGCCGGCTGTGGCCTGA
- a CDS encoding cisplatin damage response ATP-dependent DNA ligase: protein MKPFATLLDALIFTPSRNAKLRLIADYMANTPDPDRGYALAALTGDLTFRAAKPALIRQLVAERVDPELFGWSYDFVGDLAETAALIWPERPSIRGSNRDWPHLAEVVERLDSAGRAEVPGLLAEWLDALDATGRWALLKLITGGLRVGVSARLAKTAVAALGTIDPAEVEEVWHGLEMPYAPLFAWVEGKAPRPAVEAGAGFRPLMLANPLEEREIEALDAAAYRAEWKWDGIRVQIAARGGQRRLYSRTGDDISRTFPDILEAMDFDAVLDGELLVLRAGEIAPFNDLQQRLNRKSVTPKLLREHPAHVRLYDLLFDGDEDLRPLPFDTRRAKLEGWHARTGPDRMDVSPLIPFAHLDELKALRAGARDAAIEGLMLKRGDSPYLAGRPKGPWFKWKRDPLTLDVVLMYAQRGHGKRSSFYSDYTFGVWRGTEPGAELVPVGKAYSGFTDAELLELDKWVRNHTTDRFGPVRAVEAGLVLEVAFDSAHPSPRHKSGYALRFPRIHRIRWDKPAEEADRIETVTGLAMT from the coding sequence GTGAAGCCCTTCGCCACCCTGCTGGATGCGCTGATCTTCACCCCGTCACGCAACGCTAAGCTGCGGCTGATCGCCGACTATATGGCCAACACGCCCGACCCGGACCGCGGCTATGCGCTGGCGGCGCTGACCGGCGACCTCACCTTCCGCGCGGCGAAGCCGGCGCTGATCCGCCAGCTGGTGGCCGAGCGTGTCGATCCCGAACTGTTCGGCTGGTCCTACGATTTCGTCGGCGACCTGGCGGAAACGGCGGCGCTGATCTGGCCGGAAAGGCCCAGCATCCGGGGCAGCAACCGCGACTGGCCGCATCTGGCCGAAGTGGTGGAGCGGTTGGACAGTGCGGGCCGTGCCGAGGTGCCGGGCCTGCTGGCGGAATGGCTGGACGCGCTGGACGCGACCGGGCGCTGGGCGCTGCTGAAGCTGATCACCGGCGGCCTGCGCGTCGGCGTCTCGGCGCGGCTGGCCAAGACCGCCGTAGCCGCGCTGGGCACTATCGATCCCGCCGAGGTGGAGGAAGTCTGGCACGGGCTGGAAATGCCCTATGCCCCGCTGTTCGCCTGGGTGGAGGGCAAGGCACCCCGCCCCGCCGTCGAGGCCGGCGCCGGGTTCCGCCCGCTGATGCTGGCCAACCCGCTGGAAGAGCGCGAGATCGAGGCGCTGGACGCAGCCGCCTACCGTGCCGAATGGAAATGGGACGGCATCCGTGTGCAGATCGCCGCGCGCGGCGGGCAGCGGCGGCTCTATTCCCGCACCGGCGACGATATCTCGCGCACCTTCCCCGATATTCTGGAGGCGATGGATTTCGACGCGGTGCTGGATGGCGAGCTGCTGGTGCTGCGCGCGGGCGAGATCGCCCCCTTCAACGACCTGCAACAGCGGCTGAACCGCAAGAGCGTGACGCCGAAGCTGCTGCGCGAACATCCGGCGCATGTGCGGCTCTACGATCTGCTGTTCGATGGCGACGAGGATCTGCGCCCCCTGCCCTTCGATACCCGCCGCGCAAAGCTGGAGGGGTGGCACGCCCGCACCGGGCCGGACCGCATGGATGTGTCGCCGCTGATCCCCTTCGCGCATCTGGACGAATTGAAGGCGCTGCGAGCCGGCGCCCGCGACGCCGCCATCGAGGGGCTGATGCTGAAACGCGGCGACAGCCCCTATCTGGCCGGTCGGCCGAAAGGCCCCTGGTTCAAATGGAAGCGCGATCCGCTGACGCTGGATGTCGTGCTGATGTACGCCCAGCGCGGACATGGCAAGCGCTCCTCCTTCTATTCCGATTATACGTTCGGCGTCTGGCGCGGAACGGAGCCGGGGGCGGAGCTGGTGCCGGTCGGCAAGGCCTATTCCGGTTTCACCGATGCGGAACTGCTGGAGCTGGACAAATGGGTGCGCAATCACACGACCGACCGGTTCGGCCCGGTGCGCGCGGTCGAAGCCGGCCTGGTGCTGGAAGTCGCCTTCGACAGCGCGCACCCCTCGCCCCGGCACAAGAGCGGCTATGCGCTGCGCTTCCCGCGCATCCACCGCATCCGCTGGGACAAGCCGGCGGAGGAAGCCGACCGCATCGAGACGGTGACGGGACTAGCCATGACATAA
- a CDS encoding PAS domain-containing protein — MTETERDWFLVEETTDRQDWHPLVRTLHDYWRQIAPPGGLPGRQHMDPLDIPDLLPRIWLLDVVQPGPRFRFRLVGSRIADRLGYDPTGEWLEDALLDYESNPSLTDRYRATVESGRPTYRLGPQRLTRTRDFEFVENIFLPMAEDGRTVDMLMALSVLVENPD; from the coding sequence GTGACCGAGACTGAACGTGACTGGTTTCTGGTCGAAGAGACGACGGACCGTCAGGATTGGCACCCCCTTGTGCGCACGCTGCACGATTACTGGCGGCAGATCGCGCCCCCTGGTGGCCTGCCGGGCCGCCAGCATATGGACCCGCTGGACATACCGGACCTGCTGCCGCGCATCTGGCTGCTCGATGTGGTGCAGCCGGGACCGCGTTTCCGGTTCCGGCTTGTCGGCAGCCGCATCGCGGACCGGCTCGGCTACGACCCTACCGGCGAATGGCTGGAGGACGCGCTCCTTGATTATGAGAGCAATCCAAGCCTGACGGACCGCTATAGGGCGACCGTGGAAAGCGGCCGCCCGACATACCGGCTGGGTCCGCAAAGACTGACCCGCACCCGGGATTTCGAGTTCGTGGAGAACATCTTCCTGCCGATGGCGGAGGATGGGCGGACGGTCGATATGCTGATGGCGCTGTCGGTGCTGGTGGAGAATCCCGATTAA